The Papaver somniferum cultivar HN1 chromosome 6, ASM357369v1, whole genome shotgun sequence genome segment TCAAGCGGAACGACCCATCCACATTTACCAATTGAACCATGTCATGAATAAATCCATGAACCACAAACTTCAGACCATCTTCATCAGCACTTGAAGGTAAGAAAAACCCCCTCTTCACTAGATCATCGAAGTATGAATTGCCTAAATCCTCCAATTGCATATTTCCCTTTGGCTGTATTAACTCCTCGGCCATCCATAATTGTACCAACATTTCTTTTTCAAATTGAAACTTTCTTGAAAGGAGGCCACAGTAAGGAACTAAAATCTTAAGATGTTTGGGTAGTTGGTGATAACACGATCTCAAATAATGAGTAACAGCATTCATATCAACAGGAAGATTCCACAAATCTGTGTTTAAGATACACTCCCACTCCTTTATATCATTTTGGCCAAAAAGAAGATGTCCAAGAGTACTTGCAATCAAGGGAAGTCCGTAACATCTTTTGACTATCTTTTCTCCAATACAACACAACTCCGGATGGTTAACAGCATAATCTTGTGATGGAAACGCCGTTTGTTGAAATACAGACCAACAATCCTCTTCGGACAGCTTCGGCAGTTCATATTTAAATTGACTTCCAATTATTGAAGATACCATGGGACTTAGTGTTGTAACTAATACGACACTTCCTTTTGCAGCACAACGTAGAAAACTTAGGATGTCGCTCCAGTCCTTTCTTAAATCATGTCTTGCATTATCTAGCACTAGAAAAATGCACCTCGCTCGAATCTGTCTCGTGAACTCGGCGTGAAGACGACCAGAATTCAAAACCTCATATTTCTCCCCACTAAGACTCTCAATAATACTCTTTAAAATCCCATCCAAGTGGAAATCCTGATGCATAGAGAACCAGACTCTGACATACTTCTTCATAATCTTTGGATCACGAGACAATGACTGTGCAATAGTAGTCTTTCCAATGCCAGTAATACCAACTACTGAAATAACAGAAATGCCACTAATTTCTTGAGAAGCCACATCTTCTACTTTAGCCAGCAATTCCTCTATCACACTTTCCCTTCCAAAAATTACTTCATTAAATGAGTTACTGGTCGATTCATAAGTTCTATTGAACATTTCCGAGTCTAACCTTTTCCACAACCTAGAATCCATGAACCAATCATAATCATTAATCAAGGTGTTAGTATTATCTAGGAGTCCATTTATCTCATCATGAGACTTCTTCAAATGTGCATCCAAAACAGCCTTCGAATTCTTGCATGATAGAGCTTTCTTTGTAAACTTACATGATTCGCATGATCCCTGAATATATTGGATATGAAATCTGTCAGCCAAATCTTCGGCTATATATGCAGAATGCTGAATACgttttaaccaaaagagaattccAGGGTCTTTCACTTCATCAACCACAGCAAGATCTAGGATCCCTTTAATCTTTATTACTAAAATCCTCAGCTTCAGCAAAGACTCCACAATCCCCTGTAAGTCCTTTTCACTGTATTCCGCCCCATAAAAATGCTTTATCAATGAGCGTATCGTCTTCCATGTGAAAACAATCAAGTCTAGCTACTGCTCAGCCAAAATTAACGAGTTAATTCCCCAGCCGGAGAACACAACCGCTGCAGTTATCGCATCGGCCACCATCCCTCCTCAAAATTGATGTAAGAATAGATTCTCCGGACTGAATAGGACGGGGAGCTGCACAAGAATAAGTCATTTGAAGATAAGAACTATGACACTCTCCCAAAGATAAAATCATCGTGATCTTGTCTCGTCATTTCAACCTTTTAACGGCTACAAGAATCTCATGACAAATAAATGACAAACATTAAGAACACAACAAATATGAAAATCAAGGTCAAGGAACAGACAAGAACAGGATGCCTTAGAACATAGAAAAGCATGAAGAGCTAAACCGAAAGGTCTTCCAGAAAGCGGCATTTACTTCCCCATTTACAAAATCAATATAACTCTAAAAACTAACACTTCTTTACCAAGAAAACATGAAGCCCGCTACCATGGTCTAACTCATCCAGAAGCATTAACTTTTGGCCACAGCTCAATGAAGCGAGAAATGAACATGAGACAAACAGGATCTCATTCTCCAAATGACTTTAATCTTGAAGACGATGAATGCATCAAACTCCAATTGAGGCAACCACAACAACAAGACTACGCCTCACCAGTAAGCCCTACAACCCTAAGGTAAAGCCCTGATTTCCTTGGTATCAAAATCTATGCATTGTTATTTAATTCAATTTTAAACTTATGTACTAAGATTTCAATGAACAATATGCAGCTGACAACAACTGCAACGATATGAGGAATGGGAGTTCAAATCTTTGGGAAAATTCCCCTCCGAGCTTCACTCAGAGACTCTACATTAGTTGCCCCAACCAGAATAAAGTTACAGCCCCAGGTAAATTATTGTTGTCTTTCAATTTTGAGGTCTGCTAGTCTCCAAAGTCAGGTGGGTATTGACCGGTAATAGGGCCAGCTAAAATCCTTCATTAGATCTTAGAGGAAGCAATTTCATATAAATTGCAAATAAGTCTATGTTGCTCTTCCTCACAGTAAGACTCTCAGCTTTTAGATTTGTAATTCCCAACTGCTTTCGGGACCTTCCTCTAGAAGTAAGTAGTGCAGATGAATAACAGTTACACTGAAATTTATAACTTCTACTGTTCTGGTATCATTAAACCAACATTGCCATGCAATCAAATTTAAAGTTGGCGATATCTAAAACTAAAGCAATACTTGTACGTCGCAATATTTCGAGAAAAACAGCTTTCTCACAAATTATTATGTTCTCTTCTTTTGTGATTGGATTGTCAAAGGGCTTTGGTTCAGGGAATTTAAGGTCAATAGAGACGGAAGGCTTGAAagaagatgaaccaattatagATAACGTTCAATTTCAATGTATCTAGAGATGGATGGGTACTGTACTTGCAGATTTCATAAGACACTATTTGAAGACAacatttcaaaatcaaaacaaagaggGGAAATCGATCTTACCAAACTAGGAAATTCTCCCAAATAGCTAGCACAGTCTCTAGAAATCAATCTCTTGAATAAAAACCAGCTGCAAATCTAAGAAGAAGGAAGTATgttaatggctgaaatttgaaAACAAAGCTAAAGATCATTCGATGGCTGAAATTGAACCAACAGAGAAGAGTTATAGAGGAACAAGTTGACCTTACTTAAAGATGATGAAAAAGTATTCTCCATTACTATAACACCGATCATCTCTCAAAAAATTTTATTTTGTCTTTTCTGAAGGGAGGAAGGCAGATTAGAGAGAAGAAGGTGAGTTTTGTGAATGGATAATACCTAAATCTAGTCTTTACTGGACGGTTTAGATGATCTCGCGTGAGAAGAGAAATGGGGTTTTAGGAAAAGCATTTTTGGAGGGAGAACAAGAAAGTAGAAATAACTATTACTATATTTGTGTTCTTGGGTGCTCATTACAAGCGGCTGCCCCATTCGTTTTTATTCGTAATCCACTTTGGGGTGCTGGAAAAAAAGGACCGGATAACGGGCTGGTGCTTAATATTACAAATGAAAACAAACTCTTCTCTTCTTTTAGTTTTCCAATTGCTAATTGATGTATAAATCCTACTTATTTCCAACTTAATCCTGAATTTCATACAAGAGAAGAAAACCATGGATCTAAAGAGCACTGTGTAAAATTGCCGCCCACCCTCCATCACTTCAAATTGCATATGCCGTTTCCTCTGGTTTATGATTTGTTTTATTCAATATCAAACACACAAACATAAATCTCTCTCCGTTGGTTGTTGATGGAAAACTTGTTAAGACCTCTTAAAAATGGTATAACTCTTAAATGTGAAATTTTCATTCACTTGTTTCTCTTAAGTTCGGTACATACACACCGTTTGTAGGCTGAGCACAAAATGTTCAAGGAAAAGAATAGCAGCCACGCCAAGCCATACGTGTCAAGTAAAGAGAATGAAAAATGGCCACATTGGGCCATACGTGTCAACTTAGTCCTTCAAACTGAAAAATGAACCCGGATGAAAAATATTGTGCACAGTGAACTCTTGAAAATTTAGAGTGGCAATCAAAATTGATAAAAGCTAATTAACAGCAACAAAAAATATCTATGAAGAGTGTGGATTCAAACTATCCTACCGAACGTTGCTATTAGGctataacagcaacaaaaaataTCCATGAATGAGATATTAACTCTCCAAAACAAGTGCCCCAGAACCAATTTCCAACTGCACCCCATTTATTAATTGAGGCTTTGAATAACAATTTCTTCTTATCTTGGAAGTTTATTAGCTATCACTCGCCTGTTTCGTTCAACATTTCGCAAAAAGAATCAAAGGCCAAATCTTTCTGCCCCTCTTTCCCCCTTTCTGAATTTCCACGCCTCCGTTTGAGCAAGAATTGAACCACATTGGACCCATCTGAAATTAAATCCATCGATGAAGCATGCATGTCCAAACTTTATGAGTAAATCTGCAGTGCAATAGAATAtgatcaactgattctggaagtAGATTGCAGAGAGAACACACTCTACTTTGGACTTGTACTCCCCTTCTTAAGAGATTATATAGAATATGAAACTTTACATTCAGAAACACTAGCCATGACTCGGAGACAAAGGTGACATGATAACCGAGTAGATACCAGCGAAGCCTTGCAGCACAAACACTTACAGTGATCAACACCTTACTTAGATTAGGATCAAGTTTCACgtgtaaaaaggaaaaagaaaaaaaaagaggtttTAATTGCGATTACTACCAAAAAAAGGTGGACTTGTATCTTACAAAATCTATTTCCCAGGTTTATGAAGCTATACGACACACAGCAATCAATCGCCAaacaaaacacacacaaaaatttCATGTAACAACACTAAAAAGGGGATAACCAGGCAACAATTATGTACTTACAAGGAAACAACAACATAGTTCAGTGGCAATGTATCGCAATCTTAGAAGAAGTTAAACAGTTGACAACACAGTTGGAGTCTTTTTTGGGTTTTAAATCTGTGGACAGGAGAGCTAATGGAGCAGCTGATATCTTGGCAAAAGAAAGGAAGGAAATCAACAACTGAAAATGTTTGGGAAGACTCAGCACCCTCCTTCTTAATTCCTAGAATGAGAAGACAAATGTACCAATCCGTGTAATGCAATGCAACATTATTCTTATGCACATAGGATTCAGAAACCTACTAGAACAATAAGCTAAGTAAACCCAAAATATCATAAAAGTCCTTGTGTGGCACTTTTTATTTTTGAGAAGCAGAAATTGAATCAGACTTAGGAAGGAAATAAAGATATGCAAGTAAGCATTCATACCACTCCGATAAAATTTGACAAGGCATAGATGTAACAATCCTAGCTAGCTCCCCTGCTTGCATAGACAGTGGATGATTGTATAAATTATTTACGGACTTTTAACTAAAAACCatcaacataaaaattcaaaagaagtgaATAATAATTCTTTCCTCAGATGGTTATGTAGTACGAATGAAATAAGAAGACATGAATTTGTTCTGCTATTGCATCTAATAGAATTTATATACAAATACAGAAATTAAAGGTGGTCCTTGATTTTTGTAACTGAGAAGTTGTGTAGTAGAAATCAGTGCTCATGTTTACTTTCATTTATTTGCAAAacaaaaaggaaagagaaagagTTTATACTTTCTATAGTCACTGTTGTATATGATAGCATGAGTGTTTTGACAATCACACTTATTTATGACAACAACACATGTAGATTAAGGGCCCCGGATGaacagaaaaaaatcaaatttatacATAAGCATAACTACTTCGAGTTAAAACTGGAATTTTAAGCAAAAGGTGACAGTAATGATTTCTCCAAGTAGAATAAAAATGTTTAAGATTGGGACATAATAGAGTTATTAATGGTTTCTTAGAAGTTGAACAAGGTTCAGTTCTTGTGTACTGAGCACTACCTCAACCAAAGGCATTACCTTTAGTATGTATACACTATGACTAGAATCTTTAAGAAAGAGATTCTTTGAGATCAGAACTAAATTTCGAAATCTAaatgactatatatatatatttctggaaAGAGGTTCAATTTTTATGTAGGACGAACAATAACCATCCAACCAACCATGCCATTGCACTTAAAGAGAACATGTTATAATTTGATTGGCTCATAACATCCGTTGCAACCTAACTAATATGAACAACATCTATTGCAGACAAGCAGGGGATTGCGACCTATAAAGGCCTAATTTTTAATCGATTACTTACATGCAAATCAGCCTCACTAAAACTTAAGTGACCGGAAAGAAATGGTCGAAGAGACAATATGTATAAAACGTACCTA includes the following:
- the LOC113285912 gene encoding putative disease resistance protein RGA1 isoform X2; this encodes MDSRLWKRLDSEMFNRTYESTSNSFNEVIFGRESVIEELLAKVEDVASQEISGISVISVVGITGIGKTTIAQSLSRDPKIMKKYVRVWFSMHQDFHLDGILKSIIESLSGEKYEVLNSGRLHAEFTRQIRARCIFLVLDNARHDLRKDWSDILSFLRCAAKGSVVLVTTLSPMVSSIIGSQFKYELPKLSEEDCWSVFQQTAFPSQDYAVNHPELCCIGEKIVKRCYGLPLIASTLGHLLFGQNDIKEWECILNTDLWNLPVDMNAVTHYLRSCYHQLPKHLKILVPYCGLLSRKFQFEKEMLVQLWMAEELIQPKGNMQLEDLGNSYFDDLVKRGFFLPSSADEDGLKFVVHGFIHDMVQLVNVDGSFRLIINEKSDLLRKTDFVRHVSMDMDGLQLRDLEDFKRLRTILLLSGGGSIKYLYPSRMVFVRVLDLSHSLIGGVPSTISLLSQLRYLNVSYTLIRFIDKEVYAIRTLQTMKLRGCASLTRLPVGIGICENLRHLDLDESSQIATPLDIGLEFVDTRDARYGCVNEKGNLKRLKLQWASTQNIDERITQFLQPHCNLRELVIQGYPLQEWGRREWIWSSPSCLQNIELVGCDNLRSISILRDLPFLKTLTLQGNKSVENFDVQNFFVFEEPHNGFESLEVLLFVSWTRWTAWTVLEECHMPKLGKLSIKECALLTTVPDFSCLPLLKELELVQCNSLRYSVGREHPLQLALRTHL